From the Bacteroidota bacterium genome, one window contains:
- a CDS encoding cytochrome c oxidase subunit II: MIKLLTLIVIALAAVTIWRLMRVLELVRDLRGEDEQITDKDNRVNGRLMLWFLALGMIGMVWFTIDAKKYLLPVAASKHGALTDDYLYINFALIIVVFFITQILLFYFAWKYQHKKGQKAFFYPVDHKLEFIWTIIPAVVLMGLIVYGLKLWVNITAPAPKEAMVIEVYGKQFDWTARYSGGDNVLGKSNYKLITDDNQLGVDSTDENGKDDKIARELHLPIGSKVIFKFHSRDVIHSAYFPHLRAQMNCVPGMTTEFFVEPTITTDSMRLITGNPNFDYVLLCNKICGVAHYMMKMKVVIEPADDFKKWYKQQPYVFVRPEPAPAAVPAAAVTDTVKTAEVAVQKGKIVASK, from the coding sequence ATGATAAAGCTACTGACACTGATCGTAATTGCGCTGGCTGCGGTAACCATCTGGCGGCTCATGCGGGTACTGGAACTGGTGCGCGACCTGCGTGGCGAGGATGAACAAATTACAGACAAAGACAACCGGGTCAATGGCCGTCTGATGTTGTGGTTCCTCGCACTGGGAATGATTGGCATGGTCTGGTTTACCATTGATGCAAAGAAGTATTTGTTGCCGGTGGCCGCTTCTAAGCATGGAGCCCTGACTGACGACTATCTGTACATCAACTTTGCATTGATCATTGTGGTCTTTTTTATCACACAGATTTTGCTGTTCTATTTTGCATGGAAATACCAGCATAAAAAAGGACAAAAAGCATTCTTTTATCCGGTTGATCATAAACTCGAGTTCATCTGGACCATCATTCCTGCGGTAGTACTGATGGGATTGATCGTTTATGGTTTGAAACTCTGGGTGAACATCACAGCTCCGGCTCCGAAAGAAGCCATGGTGATTGAAGTGTATGGTAAACAATTCGACTGGACTGCACGTTATTCCGGTGGAGACAATGTTCTTGGAAAATCAAATTACAAACTGATCACCGACGACAATCAACTGGGTGTTGATTCAACAGATGAAAATGGGAAAGATGACAAGATTGCCCGTGAACTGCATTTGCCTATTGGTTCAAAAGTGATCTTTAAGTTTCATTCACGTGATGTCATTCACAGTGCATATTTCCCGCATCTGAGAGCGCAGATGAACTGTGTTCCGGGTATGACAACAGAATTTTTTGTTGAGCCTACGATTACTACCGACAGTATGCGTCTGATTACCGGCAATCCTAATTTTGATTATGTATTGTTGTGTAATAAAATCTGCGGAGTCGCGCATTACATGATGAAAATGAAAGTCGTTATTGAACCGGCTGATGATTTTAAAAAGTGGTACAAGCAACAACCTTATGTTTTCGTACGACCTGAGCCGGCTCCTGCCGCGGTACCTGCAGCTGCTGTCACCGATACAGTGAAAACAGCTGAAGTTGCTGTTCAAAAGGGAAAAATAGTTGCATCCAAATAA
- a CDS encoding quinol:cytochrome C oxidoreductase — translation MDRKYELTKNNKLIPIIMIAVGVVAIVMGFMTDKTRTWAALLQNNFYFTAMALAGTFFVAFQYVAQAGWAVGIKRVPEAMGGFLKYGMVGMIVIFLLGHHDLYHWTHAELYDKASPEYDHILAGKQGFLNIPFFVIRLVAYAAIWIGFTMMLRKHSLMEDQEGGLDHYKRSVTLSAVFIVLFAVTSSTSAWDFLMSIDAHWFSTLFGWYTFAGLFVSGLAMMAMFILYLRGRGYMNHITENHLHDVGKFMFAFSVFWTYLWFSQFMLIWYANLPEEVVYYQLRWEQFRTLWVANLLINFCAPFLILMTRDAKRQAAILWVGGCIIILGHWLDVFMMVTPGIMGKDWHLGFVEFGTMIGYLGLFIWSTLSELSKATLVPKNHPMLQESLHHHI, via the coding sequence ATGGATAGAAAATACGAGCTTACCAAGAATAACAAACTGATCCCAATCATTATGATCGCCGTCGGAGTGGTGGCGATTGTCATGGGATTCATGACCGACAAAACCCGGACATGGGCAGCTTTGTTGCAGAACAATTTTTATTTTACAGCCATGGCATTGGCCGGAACTTTCTTTGTAGCCTTTCAATATGTGGCACAGGCAGGTTGGGCAGTAGGTATCAAACGTGTACCTGAAGCAATGGGTGGATTTCTGAAATATGGAATGGTCGGAATGATTGTGATTTTCCTCCTCGGACATCATGACCTCTACCACTGGACTCATGCTGAATTGTATGATAAGGCGAGTCCTGAATACGATCACATCCTCGCCGGGAAACAAGGCTTTTTGAATATTCCATTCTTTGTGATCCGACTCGTTGCATACGCCGCTATCTGGATTGGATTTACCATGATGCTTCGTAAACATTCCTTGATGGAAGATCAGGAAGGCGGACTGGATCATTACAAACGTTCCGTCACCTTGTCTGCTGTATTCATCGTATTGTTCGCGGTAACATCTTCAACCTCCGCATGGGATTTTCTGATGTCGATTGACGCGCATTGGTTTTCAACATTGTTTGGCTGGTACACATTTGCTGGATTGTTTGTAAGCGGACTGGCCATGATGGCTATGTTCATCCTTTACCTTCGTGGTCGTGGATACATGAATCACATTACAGAAAACCATTTGCATGACGTTGGTAAATTCATGTTTGCCTTCTCTGTATTCTGGACTTACCTCTGGTTCTCACAATTCATGCTGATCTGGTACGCCAATCTTCCTGAAGAAGTAGTTTACTATCAATTGCGTTGGGAGCAATTCCGCACGCTTTGGGTGGCTAATCTGCTGATTAATTTCTGCGCACCATTCCTGATTCTGATGACTCGCGACGCGAAACGTCAGGCTGCTATCCTTTGGGTAGGTGGATGCATCATCATACTCGGTCACTGGCTGGATGTATTCATGATGGTGACTCCCGGGATCATGGGCAAGGACTGGCACTTGGGATTTGTCGAATTCGGAACAATGATTGGTTATCTTGGTTTGTTTATCTGGAGCACACTTTCAGAATTGTCCAAAGCGACACTGGTACCAAAAAATCACCCGATGTTGCAGGAGAGTCTGCACCATCACATTTAA
- a CDS encoding cytochrome c, with translation MNKILKYILPVAFIAMASSCSNEDPKKPGYEYMPDMYRSPSYETYSSNPNFADSMTARQPVNGTIARGDAIYSDMDRMPYTYPNTPEGYEQAGLELKNPLQKTEANMAEGLRLYQNYCIICHGEKGLGDGPVVLKNGPKPPAYNSDLLKNLPEGKMFHTTEYGKNMMGSHASQLTASQRWKIIMYVQTLQMPGGTAAAPADSVKNAAPAKM, from the coding sequence ATGAATAAAATCCTCAAATATATCTTGCCGGTTGCGTTCATCGCGATGGCTTCTTCGTGCAGTAACGAAGATCCGAAAAAGCCGGGGTACGAATACATGCCTGACATGTACCGTTCACCATCTTACGAAACGTATTCCTCGAATCCGAATTTCGCGGATAGCATGACGGCTCGTCAGCCTGTAAATGGCACAATCGCTCGTGGCGATGCTATTTATTCCGACATGGACCGCATGCCATACACGTATCCGAATACTCCTGAAGGATACGAACAGGCTGGCCTGGAATTGAAAAATCCATTGCAAAAGACTGAAGCAAACATGGCTGAAGGTTTGCGTCTCTACCAGAATTATTGCATCATCTGTCATGGTGAAAAAGGATTGGGAGATGGTCCGGTTGTACTGAAGAATGGACCGAAACCACCTGCTTACAATTCTGATCTGCTGAAAAATCTTCCGGAAGGAAAAATGTTTCATACAACCGAATACGGTAAAAACATGATGGGTTCACACGCTTCGCAGCTGACCGCTTCACAGCGTTGGAAAATCATCATGTATGTTCAGACATTGCAAATGCCTGGCGGTACTGCCGCAGCACCAGCAGATTCTGTAAAAAACGCCGCGCCGGCAAAAATGTAA
- a CDS encoding DUF3341 domain-containing protein: MAKRIYGIFDDEEILLNAIPTLKQQGVVCKDVQSPFPIHGIDGLIGVPRTRISTTAFLYGITGTSLALLMTWYMMIYDWPINIGGKPNFMFYLNLPAFIPVTFEMTVFCAAHGMALTFLLRSKILPGVTAPIPHPRLTDDKFVLHVDVKDESKVNEVAGFLKGSGASDVLLNSMQFS; the protein is encoded by the coding sequence ATGGCAAAAAGAATCTACGGTATATTCGATGACGAAGAAATCCTGTTGAACGCGATTCCTACGCTGAAACAGCAAGGTGTTGTGTGCAAGGATGTACAGAGTCCGTTTCCGATTCACGGAATTGACGGACTGATTGGTGTTCCTCGTACACGCATTTCTACAACTGCTTTCCTATATGGTATCACCGGTACTTCATTGGCGTTGCTGATGACCTGGTACATGATGATTTATGACTGGCCTATCAATATCGGGGGTAAACCGAATTTCATGTTCTACCTCAATCTTCCGGCCTTCATTCCTGTGACATTTGAAATGACCGTTTTTTGCGCGGCACATGGAATGGCGTTGACATTCTTATTACGCAGTAAAATTCTTCCGGGCGTAACAGCTCCGATTCCACATCCACGTCTGACTGATGATAAATTCGTGTTGCACGTAGATGTGAAGGATGAATCAAAAGTGAATGAAGTGGCAGGATTCCTCAAAGGTTCCGGCGCTTCCGATGTACTGTTAAATTCTATGCAATTTTCGTGA
- the nrfD gene encoding polysulfide reductase NrfD: MSGNHEAVVRNPLILGNKTYHQMTEDICRPIEGKANKYWWVAFVIAFTTMIWGITCLSYTIGTGIGSWGANKTVGWAWDITNFVWWIGIGHAGTLISAILLLFRQRWRMSINRSAEAMTIFAVVCAGLFPLFHTGRPWLDYWMLPLPNQFGSLWVNFNSPLLWDVFAISTYFSVSLVFWYLGLLPDLATVRDRCVTPTKRFIYGLLSFGWKGTARDWHRFEEVSLVLAGLSAPLVLSVHTIVSFDFATSIVPGWHTTIFPPYFVAGAIFSGFAMVLTLMIIARKVLGLEQYITNQHIELMNKIIILTGSIVGVAYITEFFMAWYSGVQYESYAFQNRAFGPYWWAYWSMMTCNVITPQLFWFKKIRTSVMATFVISIFVNIGMWFERFVIIVTSLHRDYLPSSWVMYSPTYIEVGIFVGTIGLFFTLFLIFSRVFPVIALAELKSILKKTGSQFKKKGVL, translated from the coding sequence ATGAGCGGAAATCATGAAGCGGTCGTCCGGAATCCGTTAATTCTCGGGAACAAAACCTACCATCAAATGACGGAGGATATTTGCCGTCCGATTGAAGGGAAGGCAAATAAGTACTGGTGGGTAGCCTTTGTCATCGCCTTCACGACGATGATCTGGGGTATCACCTGTCTTTCGTACACCATCGGTACCGGAATCGGTAGCTGGGGGGCGAATAAAACTGTAGGCTGGGCCTGGGATATCACCAACTTCGTTTGGTGGATCGGTATCGGTCACGCGGGAACGCTGATTTCAGCGATCCTGTTGTTGTTCCGTCAGCGCTGGAGAATGTCCATCAACCGATCCGCGGAAGCGATGACCATTTTCGCCGTTGTCTGCGCGGGATTGTTTCCATTGTTTCACACCGGCCGTCCATGGCTCGACTACTGGATGCTTCCGCTTCCGAACCAATTCGGTTCACTTTGGGTGAATTTTAACTCGCCATTGCTCTGGGACGTATTCGCGATCTCGACATATTTTTCTGTGTCTCTGGTATTCTGGTATCTCGGATTGCTTCCGGATCTCGCTACAGTACGTGATCGTTGTGTTACGCCAACCAAACGTTTCATCTACGGATTGCTTTCTTTTGGATGGAAAGGTACAGCGCGTGACTGGCACCGTTTTGAAGAAGTGTCTCTGGTACTTGCCGGATTGTCTGCGCCACTGGTACTTTCTGTACACACCATCGTATCCTTTGACTTCGCCACGTCCATCGTTCCGGGATGGCACACCACAATCTTCCCTCCTTATTTCGTTGCCGGTGCGATCTTCTCTGGATTCGCGATGGTATTGACACTAATGATCATCGCGCGTAAAGTCCTCGGTCTTGAGCAATACATCACCAACCAACACATCGAGCTGATGAATAAAATCATCATTCTTACCGGTTCTATTGTAGGGGTGGCGTATATCACTGAGTTCTTCATGGCTTGGTATTCCGGCGTACAATATGAATCCTATGCATTCCAGAACCGAGCTTTCGGTCCGTATTGGTGGGCATACTGGAGCATGATGACCTGTAACGTTATCACTCCTCAGCTCTTCTGGTTCAAAAAAATCCGTACCAGTGTGATGGCCACTTTCGTGATTTCCATCTTTGTGAATATCGGAATGTGGTTTGAACGTTTTGTGATCATCGTTACATCCCTGCACAGAGATTACCTTCCTTCCAGTTGGGTGATGTATTCACCGACATATATCGAAGTAGGTATTTTCGTTGGTACAATTGGCTTGTTCTTCACTCTATTCCTCATCTTTTCCCGTGTCTTCCCGGTAATCGCCTTGGCAGAGCTCAAATCGATTCTGAAAAAGACAGGTTCACAGTTTAAAAAGAAAGGAGTTCTTTAA
- a CDS encoding TAT-variant-translocated molybdopterin oxidoreductase, translating to MSKKYWKGVEELRNDAEFVRLKNNEFYEQLPLDKAIDKKAQDVNTTPRRDFLKFLGFSVAAASLAACEAPVRKTIPYLIRPEQITPGIANWYASTYFDGYDYCSVIVKTREGRPIKLEGNTLSSVTKGGVNARVQAAILSLYDSARLKTPTVGGNASTWPEVDKSILDKLTAIAAKGGKIRILSSTIISPSTKKVIADFTAKYPTTKHVMYDAVSMSAMRQANQESFGLSLIPTYNFDKANVIVSLDADFLVNWNSPVEHARQYAETRKLNEGKKNMSRHYQFETALSVTGSNADQRIPVKPSQQGAVAANLYNAIAGGTGAAAISAPSIDAEVGKKISSIAKELLANKGKSLVVCGVNNTAIQNVVNGINSLLENYGTTIDLDNANALRQGSDADVLSFLEEVNKGEVSAVFVYNSNPVYTLPNGAAFGESLKKMELSVSFSDRPDETSSLCQFVCPDHHALESWSDAEPRTGAYSLGQPTISPLFSTRQAQESLLTWAGSPAVFHDYMASYWTSNIFSKASGNWNKVLQDGVFELPAAAAKNYKTAANLNAAADAIGKMNASGMELVVYEKVGLGNGQQANNPWLQELPDPISKVTWDNYISVSPKDAREKGWKQGNVVSVKVGSITVKAPVVIQPGQAFGTASLAIGYGRTVAGKVADNRGVNAYPFTNFNGGNLNMSASGLDIQKTADEDYMLAATQTHHTMMGRAIVKETTLGEWLKNPAAGNDEEMLTVKVGKGEEVKKKAGDMNLWADFDSGNHHWGMSIDLNSCIGCGACVVACTAENNVSVVGKDEVNRSREMHWIRIDRYYSSDADPKEGESGDIKKMEDPSDMPRVVFQPVMCQHCAHAPCETVCPVIATSHSTEGLNQMTYNRCVGTRYCANNCPYKVRRFNWFRYSDNPQFDFHMNDDLGKMVLNPDVVVRSRGVMEKCSMCVQRLQEGKLTAKKEGRKLVDGEVKTACAQSCPTHAITFGDYNNPESELNKMWKPEERSYHLLGELNVQPNVYYQTKVRNVEEGKEA from the coding sequence ATGAGCAAAAAATACTGGAAAGGTGTTGAAGAACTTCGCAACGATGCGGAGTTCGTCCGGTTGAAAAACAACGAGTTCTATGAGCAATTGCCTCTTGATAAGGCAATCGACAAGAAAGCTCAGGATGTGAACACCACGCCCCGCCGGGATTTTCTGAAGTTCCTCGGATTTAGTGTCGCTGCCGCATCTCTGGCAGCCTGTGAAGCCCCGGTTCGTAAGACGATTCCTTACCTGATTCGCCCCGAGCAAATTACTCCGGGTATTGCAAACTGGTATGCGTCAACTTATTTTGATGGCTACGACTATTGCAGTGTCATCGTTAAAACTCGTGAAGGCCGTCCAATCAAACTGGAAGGAAATACTCTCAGTTCAGTTACCAAAGGTGGCGTCAACGCGCGTGTACAAGCCGCTATTTTATCTCTTTACGACAGTGCACGTCTGAAAACTCCTACTGTTGGAGGAAATGCTTCTACCTGGCCTGAGGTTGATAAATCTATTCTGGATAAACTGACAGCCATTGCTGCGAAAGGTGGAAAGATCCGTATTCTTTCCTCTACCATCATCAGTCCTTCAACAAAGAAAGTTATCGCTGATTTTACAGCAAAATATCCAACAACTAAACATGTGATGTACGATGCCGTCTCTATGTCGGCAATGCGTCAGGCGAATCAGGAAAGCTTTGGTCTTTCTTTAATCCCTACTTATAATTTTGATAAAGCGAATGTCATCGTTTCATTGGATGCCGATTTCCTTGTCAACTGGAACTCTCCTGTTGAACATGCACGTCAGTATGCGGAAACGCGCAAACTGAATGAGGGAAAGAAAAACATGTCTCGTCATTACCAGTTTGAGACAGCGCTTTCTGTTACCGGAAGTAACGCGGATCAGCGTATTCCGGTGAAACCTTCACAACAAGGTGCTGTTGCCGCCAATTTGTACAATGCTATTGCTGGCGGTACTGGTGCAGCAGCCATCTCAGCTCCCTCAATCGATGCGGAGGTAGGAAAGAAAATTTCTTCAATTGCAAAAGAACTGCTGGCAAACAAAGGGAAGTCCCTTGTTGTATGCGGTGTCAACAATACAGCCATTCAAAATGTTGTGAATGGAATCAATTCCTTGCTGGAAAACTATGGTACGACCATCGACCTGGACAACGCGAATGCGCTTCGTCAGGGTTCAGACGCGGATGTACTGTCATTCCTCGAAGAAGTGAATAAAGGAGAAGTCTCCGCTGTATTTGTTTACAATTCCAACCCGGTGTATACACTTCCGAATGGCGCTGCTTTCGGTGAATCATTGAAAAAAATGGAACTCTCCGTTTCATTCTCTGATCGCCCGGATGAAACATCTTCACTTTGTCAGTTTGTTTGTCCGGACCACCATGCGCTGGAATCCTGGAGCGATGCGGAGCCACGCACCGGAGCATACTCGCTTGGACAGCCAACAATTTCTCCTTTGTTCAGCACACGTCAGGCACAAGAGAGTCTTTTGACATGGGCAGGATCTCCTGCTGTGTTTCATGATTACATGGCGTCCTACTGGACTTCAAATATTTTCTCTAAAGCATCCGGCAACTGGAATAAAGTTCTTCAGGATGGAGTATTCGAACTTCCTGCCGCTGCCGCTAAGAATTATAAAACCGCTGCAAATCTTAATGCTGCCGCTGACGCGATTGGCAAAATGAATGCAAGCGGAATGGAACTCGTTGTATATGAAAAAGTAGGATTAGGAAATGGTCAACAGGCCAACAACCCCTGGTTGCAGGAGTTACCTGATCCGATCAGTAAAGTTACGTGGGACAACTATATCTCAGTATCCCCGAAAGATGCCCGTGAAAAAGGCTGGAAGCAGGGAAATGTAGTAAGTGTGAAAGTGGGCAGTATCACTGTGAAAGCTCCTGTGGTTATTCAGCCCGGACAGGCATTTGGTACAGCTTCACTTGCTATCGGATATGGACGTACTGTTGCCGGTAAGGTTGCCGACAACCGTGGTGTGAATGCTTATCCTTTTACAAATTTCAATGGTGGTAATCTGAATATGTCGGCTTCCGGGCTGGATATTCAAAAAACTGCCGACGAAGATTATATGCTTGCCGCTACACAAACGCATCACACCATGATGGGACGTGCGATTGTGAAAGAAACGACTCTCGGTGAATGGCTGAAAAATCCTGCAGCAGGAAACGATGAGGAAATGCTGACTGTGAAAGTTGGTAAAGGTGAAGAGGTAAAGAAAAAAGCCGGAGACATGAATCTCTGGGCTGATTTTGATTCAGGAAATCACCATTGGGGAATGTCAATCGATTTGAATTCCTGTATTGGTTGCGGTGCCTGTGTCGTTGCCTGTACCGCTGAAAACAACGTTTCTGTTGTTGGTAAAGATGAAGTGAACCGTAGTCGTGAAATGCACTGGATTCGTATCGACCGTTACTACAGCAGTGACGCGGATCCGAAAGAAGGCGAAAGCGGCGACATCAAAAAGATGGAAGACCCAAGCGATATGCCGCGAGTGGTATTCCAGCCTGTGATGTGCCAGCATTGCGCTCACGCTCCTTGTGAAACTGTTTGTCCGGTTATCGCGACAAGTCACAGTACAGAGGGACTCAATCAAATGACATACAACCGTTGCGTCGGAACACGTTATTGCGCGAACAACTGTCCGTACAAAGTGCGTCGATTCAACTGGTTCAGATATTCTGATAATCCTCAGTTTGATTTCCATATGAACGATGATCTCGGGAAAATGGTACTCAATCCGGATGTAGTAGTACGTTCACGCGGAGTCATGGAAAAATGCTCAATGTGCGTACAGCGTTTGCAGGAAGGAAAACTGACTGCAAAGAAAGAGGGCCGCAAACTTGTTGACGGTGAAGTGAAGACAGCCTGCGCGCAGTCTTGTCCTACACACGCCATTACTTTCGGGGATTACAACAATCCGGAAAGTGAACTCAACAAAATGTGGAAACCTGAAGAACGCAGTTATCACCTGTTGGGTGAGCTGAATGTTCAGCCGAATGTATATTACCAGACGAAAGTCCGGAATGTAGAAGAAGGAAAAGAAGCGTAA
- a CDS encoding c-type cytochrome translates to MSNRYITRHITFLVTVFSLALFSFTAVNAQDGEALFKANCTSCHAVKEKMVGPALKGVSQRRSEEWLIKWIRNSQAVVKSGDEYAVKIFNENNKVAMPSFGLKDEEIKAMLAYIKAEEQKPDAAAPGTTPGAPVAQEEPQPIWLYLLIAAAVLYLLSIVLGRVQHTLARTVRQNAGTPEPAPMTRWESTRFWIRNNKKLVAVILIFLTLYGSVKGWYSLMSIGISQGYTPEQPIAYSHILHAGQMQIPCIYCHSGAERGKVAGVPSANVCMNCHKYVRKGPVTGTAEIAKIYKALDYDPDKGTYGPNQQPIQWVRVHNLPDLAYFNHAQHVVVGKVACQTCHGPVQDSMTVAGQYSPLTMGWCINCHRTTKVNMAGNAYYNDFHKQLLSKYGADSLLTVATIGGLECARCHY, encoded by the coding sequence ATGAGCAACCGCTACATTACCAGGCACATTACGTTCCTTGTCACTGTATTTTCACTTGCGCTCTTTTCATTCACCGCTGTAAACGCACAAGATGGTGAAGCGCTTTTCAAAGCCAATTGTACTTCCTGTCATGCCGTGAAGGAAAAGATGGTCGGTCCTGCCCTGAAAGGGGTAAGTCAACGTCGTTCCGAAGAATGGCTGATCAAATGGATCAGGAATTCACAAGCGGTTGTGAAGAGCGGCGATGAGTACGCTGTCAAGATTTTCAATGAGAATAACAAGGTAGCCATGCCTTCTTTCGGTCTGAAAGACGAAGAAATCAAGGCAATGCTTGCATACATCAAGGCTGAAGAACAAAAGCCCGATGCAGCTGCTCCTGGAACAACACCGGGAGCTCCTGTCGCGCAGGAAGAACCACAGCCAATTTGGTTGTACCTCCTGATTGCGGCAGCAGTACTTTATCTTTTGAGCATTGTATTGGGTCGTGTTCAACACACACTTGCTCGTACAGTTCGCCAAAACGCGGGTACACCTGAACCGGCGCCAATGACACGTTGGGAAAGCACTCGTTTCTGGATTCGCAATAATAAAAAACTTGTAGCCGTAATTTTGATTTTCCTCACGCTTTACGGAAGTGTAAAGGGATGGTATTCATTGATGTCCATCGGTATTTCACAAGGCTATACTCCTGAACAACCGATTGCTTATTCCCATATTCTCCATGCCGGACAAATGCAGATTCCATGTATCTATTGTCACAGCGGAGCGGAACGCGGAAAAGTTGCGGGTGTACCATCAGCGAACGTATGTATGAATTGTCACAAATACGTTCGCAAAGGGCCTGTTACCGGAACTGCTGAAATCGCGAAAATTTATAAGGCATTGGATTATGATCCTGATAAAGGAACGTATGGTCCAAACCAACAGCCGATCCAATGGGTTCGTGTTCACAATCTCCCGGATCTCGCCTATTTCAATCACGCTCAACACGTAGTTGTAGGTAAAGTGGCTTGTCAGACTTGTCACGGCCCGGTTCAGGACAGCATGACGGTAGCCGGTCAGTATTCACCTCTCACAATGGGATGGTGTATCAACTGTCACCGTACCACAAAAGTGAATATGGCCGGAAATGCGTATTACAACGACTTCCACAAACAATTACTTTCAAAATATGGTGCGGATTCATTGCTGACGGTTGCGACCATCGGTGGTTTAGAATGTGCACGTTGTCATTATTAA
- a CDS encoding cyclase family protein codes for MIITCVIDGNLFRVDLSKPHDISIPLRAGEINVNAFYIPPVQIEPFRAGGFVGDVKQGGSCNVNNILFNPHGNGTHTECVGHISTEPYTINQSLRRFFFISELISVTPQSVFNDHIIKRDQIENALGEKRPEALIIRTRPNPGLKINRHYSGTNPAYLHHEAAAFIRDCGIEHLLLDLPSVDKEEDGGKLSAHHEFWNYPENTRKDATITELIYVPDEIKDGSYLLNLQIASFENDASPSKPLLYRMIKA; via the coding sequence ATGATCATTACCTGTGTTATAGATGGAAATTTGTTCCGTGTGGATTTATCCAAACCACATGACATTTCTATACCTCTGCGAGCCGGAGAAATCAATGTAAACGCGTTTTATATTCCTCCTGTACAAATAGAACCGTTCAGAGCCGGTGGTTTTGTCGGTGACGTCAAACAAGGTGGTTCATGTAATGTCAACAATATCCTTTTTAATCCGCATGGAAACGGTACCCATACCGAGTGTGTAGGTCATATTTCTACAGAGCCATATACAATCAATCAAAGTCTGCGTCGCTTCTTTTTTATATCAGAATTAATTTCAGTTACTCCTCAGTCTGTTTTTAACGATCATATTATTAAACGAGATCAAATTGAAAATGCACTAGGCGAAAAGCGACCGGAAGCTTTGATCATCCGCACCCGCCCGAATCCGGGTCTTAAAATCAACAGACATTATTCCGGTACAAATCCCGCTTATTTACATCATGAGGCAGCGGCTTTTATTCGTGATTGCGGAATTGAGCATCTCCTGCTGGATCTGCCTTCTGTCGACAAAGAAGAGGATGGAGGCAAATTGTCGGCACATCACGAATTCTGGAATTACCCTGAAAACACAAGAAAGGATGCTACAATCACTGAATTGATCTATGTGCCAGACGAAATCAAGGATGGTTCTTATCTTCTCAATTTACAAATAGCCTCCTTTGAAAATGATGCCAGTCCCAGTAAACCTCTGCTTTACAGGATGATAAAAGCCTGA